AGAGATTTCGCTGGATCTGCTGTGCCTTGAGATCCGAGGACAGCATTTCCGTTTTGAATTTGGCAACGTGTGACAGGGACTTGGACACTTTCATGACCTGCTGGGCCAGCTCGGCGGTGGGCACCAAGACGATGACTTTTGGCCGTGCCATTGTGGGATGTGGCTCGTCGAATGTTCTTCCCTTGAAGTTTGCCGCCTGTTGGCGcgccttttcttcttcaaaccGCTCCTTGTATGCCTTGATGTCGGGGTCTTCAGCTTCAGCGATTTTgagggcgtcgatggcggGCAGGAGGTACGCCAGCGTCTTTCCGGAACCCGTCTCTGCGGCCAGCAAGAATGACTCCATCCCCGTGCTAGGGGTCTTGTTCTCCCCGGGGCCTGCTTGTCCCAATAGCGCGGGAATGGCCAGGCGTTGTACCGGTGTCGGTTTGATGTCGACCATGTTCTTGAACAGCTCCTCAGTCACGGCTGATTTGACAATTGGCAGCAAGTCAAACTGGTCAAAAGTGTCGTAGTGAGACATCTTGTCCTTTAGACTGGTCCTCCGTCCGTACGAAACAGTAGCCAAGGCGCGCTGCATCTTCAATGCCTTGCGATCGTCAGGTTTTCGTCGCTCATCGCGGCGGGAAGTCGTGTCGGTGGAATCTCTTCTTGAGGACCCTCGCGCCTCCCTCGATCCTCGACTTCGGTCAACATTTGCTGTTCGTCTATTCATCCCGGCAAAGGGGCCATCGATTGAGGCACGTCTCGACCTGTGCTTATCAGCAGAGGCAGGGGATTGATGGACTCTGTCGGAGAGCACCATGCGAGATGGTCGTGCCTTGGCCTGTCGCGAAACGAAGCGTTGCGCCAGGGGCGGCTGGATGAGGGCACGAGGCGCCATCCGACGACCTAGGGTCGAGATGCACAACGAGCAGACCGAACTGGGCGCCATTGCGTATGCTTGTTACCGAAgagcatactccgtagagtcGAAATATTTTTGGGGGGACTGGAGCCCTGGCGATAGAACTGGGGCCTGTCGTCTTCTAGAAGGCTTCGGAGAGAGACCAGTTACCACATGCACTTGACGCCacacgcaccagacatgacttGACTGGTGTTGCCTCTCGCCGCCTCAACTCAAGCTTGTACATGCCCAGGTCCTTGCTAGGTACGAGGCAACTACTCATGTACATAATGGATGGGATCAGCATGCAGCATTCGTCCGCGTGTTTCAAAACACACCGAGTAAAAAGTTAAATCAATTGACCGGACTGCTTCAACCCCGcttgccgccttcttcgctACTAGTATTACATGCAACGTTGCCAACGTGCTTGCGCAGCTTCAACGAGACCAGGAACCAGTCAAAAATCATCTGATAATCATCACCTGCTTTAGTCGACTTGCATTGAAAAGACGGTCCGTCCTTTTCTCCCTCGTATTTATGCGcgccgtacatacatatacagCCTCACCCGCAACCCTCACAAACaccacatcatcaccaaccgACAACACCATGACCCAGCCAACCCTCCTCGAGCGCCTCAACAGGGAcggcttcgtcgtcgtccccaAGGCCTTTACCGGCGAAACTCTCGAGAAACTACGccaggccgcctcggccgcaaCATCCAACGCCCGCCACGGCAAATGGCCCGACGTCCGCACCCTCCCCAAGCAGTTCCCGCCGTGGAAGATTGACGGGCCAAACCCAGCTGCCGAGGGGATCTGGGGCGTCCAGGGCGTAATGCACCCGGACATGCCCTTCCAGGAAGAATTCATCAAGGTCTACTTCTCggatgccatcatcgaccCTACCCTCCAGCTCCTGCAGTGCTCCAAGGACGACCTGGTCATGGAGCTCTTCAACCTGCTCGTTAGGCCCGACTACGACTTCGAGCTCCGCTGGCACAGGGACGACATTCCGCCCACCGCCTCTGCCCAAGAGGAGCTGGACCGTTTAAACAAGCCCGCATTCTCGGCCCAGTGGAATCTAGCCCTCTACGACGACGCGAGTCTCGTGGTTGTGCCCGGCTCCCACCTCCGCGCCAGGACGGACACGGAGAGGAACGCCGACCCCTATGAGAAGGAGCTGCCCGGCCAGTTAGTTGTAAAGATGGAGCCGGGTGATATTGTGTTTTACAATAATAATATTGTGCACAGGGGCGTTTACGACGCCAACGTGGAGAGGATGACCTTGCACGGGAGCGCTGGGCACGTAGACGGTGCTACGTTGAGGGCGAGGAATGTCCTGCAGCATGGGCTGAGGAACTGGATAGACAGGCTGCACTTTGACGCACTGCAaggcgaggagaagaagttggcgGAGCATATGAAGGAAAATTTGGTAAAGATGGGACGGGAGGCCGGTGACGTCGGCTATTCACTGCAGGGGTAGCGTGTTAGTGTAGCAAGAATTCATTATTCAGGTCAAAAATAGCTATGTAACTCTTTATTTtggtttattttatttatttactCCAACTCTTTAAACTAGAATTTCACACCCTCACAACAGCATCAACTACAGCTTCGTCgtcccctcccctccccaaGGATAGATAGCCTTGTACAACGAGAT
The DNA window shown above is from Metarhizium brunneum chromosome 1, complete sequence and carries:
- the MRH4 gene encoding ATP-dependent RNA helicase MRH4, with amino-acid sequence MAPSSVCSLCISTLGRRMAPRALIQPPLAQRFVSRQAKARPSRMVLSDRVHQSPASADKHRSRRASIDGPFAGMNRRTANVDRSRGSREARGSSRRDSTDTTSRRDERRKPDDRKALKMQRALATVSYGRRTSLKDKMSHYDTFDQFDLLPIVKSAVTEELFKNMVDIKPTPVQRLAIPALLGQAGPGENKTPSTGMESFLLAAETGSGKTLAYLLPAIDALKIAEAEDPDIKAYKERFEEEKARQQAANFKGRTFDEPHPTMARPKVIVLVPTAELAQQVMKVSKSLSHVAKFKTEMLSSDLKAQQIQRNLYGPKGVDVIVATPHLLASIADSDPNILSRVSHLIVDEADSLLDRSFASVTTSIVERAMPSMKKFVCCSATIPKKLNNYLATNYPKMMRITTPNLHAIPRRVQLGVIDVSKDPYRNNKDLACADAIYTIGREASAHEGPVKGEVDVRRVLVFVNEREKTEEVAEYLRSKGIDAEALHRDTPEKRHGEVLSMFTSPEPLRISTPAAAAGRRRSLSNVKALVVTDLASRGIDTVAVRHVILYDVPHTTIDFIHRLGRAGRMGRRGRGIVLVGNNDRKDVVSEVKNSMFMGQALI